The Acinonyx jubatus isolate Ajub_Pintada_27869175 chromosome D2, VMU_Ajub_asm_v1.0, whole genome shotgun sequence genome contains a region encoding:
- the ZNF25 gene encoding zinc finger protein 25 isoform X2: protein MSLQGPVTFKDVIVEFTREEWQLLDAAQRTLYKEVMRENYGHLVSVGYCVNKPNAVFKLKQGKEPWTLEVEFPRRNYPEDLWKIHDLGARSQGSQAENSRNGELTKHQQTPAREKIYKCSECGKSFCQKSILLIHQHTHSKDKPRECGTSVPRNGDLTRQQKGQAREKTYECKECTKTFYHLSSLSRHLRTHAGEKPYECNQCEKSFYQKPHLVEHQKTHTGEKPYECNECGKFFYVKAYLMVHQKTHTGEKPYECKECRKSFSQKSHLTVHQRTHTGEKPYKCKECGKFFSRNSHLKTHQRTHTGEKPYECKECGKCFYQKSALTVHQRTHTGEKPFECNKCGKNFYYKSDLTKHQRKHTGEKPYECQECGKSFSVNSVLRLHQRTHTGEKPYECKECGKSFSQKSHFIIHQRKHTGEKPYECQECRKTFIQKSKLTAHQKTHTEEKSL, encoded by the exons ATGTCGTTACAGGGACCTGTAACATTCAAGGATGTTATTGTGGAATTCACCCGGGAGGAGTGGCAGTTACTGGACGCTGCTCAGAGGACCCTGTACAAGGAAGTGATGCGGGAGAACTACGGTCACCTAGTCTCAGTGG GTTACTGTGTGAATAAGCCAAATGCAGTCTTCAAGCTGAAGCAAGGAAAAGAACCGTGGACACTGGAGGTGGAATTTCCACGTCGGAACTACCCAG AAGACCTTTGGAAGATTCATGACTTAGGAGCAAGATCCCAGGGAAGCCAAGCTGAAAATTCAAG GAATGGAGAACTCACAAAACACCAGCAAACTCCTGCCAGAGAGAAAATCTATAAATGTAGTGAATGTGGAAAGTCCTTCTGCCAGAAGTCTATCCTCCTAATACATCAGCACACTCACTCAAAGGACAAACCCAGGGAATGTGGGACATCGGTCCCTAGGAATGGAGACCTCACAAGACAACAGAAAGGTCAAGCCAGAGAGAAAACctatgaatgtaaagaatgtaCGAAAACCTTCTACCACCTGTCCTCTCTTAGTAGACACTTGAGAACTCATGCAGGGGAGAAACCCTACGAATGCAATCAGTGTGAGAAATCCTTCTACCAGAAGCCACACCTTGTGGAAcatcagaaaacacacacaggagagaaaccctatgagtgTAACGAGTGTGGGAAGTTCTTCTATGTTAAGGCATACCTCATGGTACATCAGAAAACACACACGGGGGAGAAGCcgtatgaatgtaaggaatgtagGAAATCCTTTTCCCAGAAATCACACCTCACGGTACATCAGaggacacacacaggggagaaaccctataaatgtaaggaatgtgggaaattcTTTTCTAGAAATTCACACCTCAAAACtcatcagagaactcacacaggagagaaaccctatgaatgtaaggagTGTGGGAAGTGTTTCTACCAGAAGTCAGCCCTCACAGTGCACCAGCGAActcacacaggggagaagccctttgaatgtaataaatgtggaaaaaactTTTACTATAAATCAGACCTCACTAAACACCAGAGAAaacacacaggggagaagcctTATGAATGTCAAGAATGCGGTAAATCCTTCTCTGTGAATTCAGTCCTCAGATTACATCAAAGgactcacacaggagagaaaccctatgaatgtaaggagTGTGGGAAATCCTTCTCTCAGAAGTCACATTTTATCATACATCAGAGAAAacacacaggggagaaaccctatgaatgtcaGGAGTGTAGGAAAACTTTTATCCAGAAATCAAAACTCACTGCCCATcagaagacacacacagaggaaaaaagcTTATAA
- the ZNF25 gene encoding zinc finger protein 25 isoform X1, whose protein sequence is MNKYQGPVTFKDVIVEFTREEWQLLDAAQRTLYKEVMRENYGHLVSVGYCVNKPNAVFKLKQGKEPWTLEVEFPRRNYPEDLWKIHDLGARSQGSQAENSRNGELTKHQQTPAREKIYKCSECGKSFCQKSILLIHQHTHSKDKPRECGTSVPRNGDLTRQQKGQAREKTYECKECTKTFYHLSSLSRHLRTHAGEKPYECNQCEKSFYQKPHLVEHQKTHTGEKPYECNECGKFFYVKAYLMVHQKTHTGEKPYECKECRKSFSQKSHLTVHQRTHTGEKPYKCKECGKFFSRNSHLKTHQRTHTGEKPYECKECGKCFYQKSALTVHQRTHTGEKPFECNKCGKNFYYKSDLTKHQRKHTGEKPYECQECGKSFSVNSVLRLHQRTHTGEKPYECKECGKSFSQKSHFIIHQRKHTGEKPYECQECRKTFIQKSKLTAHQKTHTEEKSL, encoded by the exons GGACCTGTAACATTCAAGGATGTTATTGTGGAATTCACCCGGGAGGAGTGGCAGTTACTGGACGCTGCTCAGAGGACCCTGTACAAGGAAGTGATGCGGGAGAACTACGGTCACCTAGTCTCAGTGG GTTACTGTGTGAATAAGCCAAATGCAGTCTTCAAGCTGAAGCAAGGAAAAGAACCGTGGACACTGGAGGTGGAATTTCCACGTCGGAACTACCCAG AAGACCTTTGGAAGATTCATGACTTAGGAGCAAGATCCCAGGGAAGCCAAGCTGAAAATTCAAG GAATGGAGAACTCACAAAACACCAGCAAACTCCTGCCAGAGAGAAAATCTATAAATGTAGTGAATGTGGAAAGTCCTTCTGCCAGAAGTCTATCCTCCTAATACATCAGCACACTCACTCAAAGGACAAACCCAGGGAATGTGGGACATCGGTCCCTAGGAATGGAGACCTCACAAGACAACAGAAAGGTCAAGCCAGAGAGAAAACctatgaatgtaaagaatgtaCGAAAACCTTCTACCACCTGTCCTCTCTTAGTAGACACTTGAGAACTCATGCAGGGGAGAAACCCTACGAATGCAATCAGTGTGAGAAATCCTTCTACCAGAAGCCACACCTTGTGGAAcatcagaaaacacacacaggagagaaaccctatgagtgTAACGAGTGTGGGAAGTTCTTCTATGTTAAGGCATACCTCATGGTACATCAGAAAACACACACGGGGGAGAAGCcgtatgaatgtaaggaatgtagGAAATCCTTTTCCCAGAAATCACACCTCACGGTACATCAGaggacacacacaggggagaaaccctataaatgtaaggaatgtgggaaattcTTTTCTAGAAATTCACACCTCAAAACtcatcagagaactcacacaggagagaaaccctatgaatgtaaggagTGTGGGAAGTGTTTCTACCAGAAGTCAGCCCTCACAGTGCACCAGCGAActcacacaggggagaagccctttgaatgtaataaatgtggaaaaaactTTTACTATAAATCAGACCTCACTAAACACCAGAGAAaacacacaggggagaagcctTATGAATGTCAAGAATGCGGTAAATCCTTCTCTGTGAATTCAGTCCTCAGATTACATCAAAGgactcacacaggagagaaaccctatgaatgtaaggagTGTGGGAAATCCTTCTCTCAGAAGTCACATTTTATCATACATCAGAGAAAacacacaggggagaaaccctatgaatgtcaGGAGTGTAGGAAAACTTTTATCCAGAAATCAAAACTCACTGCCCATcagaagacacacacagaggaaaaaagcTTATAA